Proteins found in one Saccharomyces mikatae IFO 1815 strain IFO1815 genome assembly, chromosome: 3 genomic segment:
- the TUP1 gene encoding chromatin-silencing transcriptional regulator TUP1 (similar to Saccharomyces cerevisiae TUP1 (YCR084C); ancestral locus Anc_6.363): protein MTASASNTQNKLNELLDAIRQEFVQVSQEANTYRLQNQKDYDFKMNQQLAEMQQIRNTVYELELTHRKMKDAYEEEIKHLKLGLEQRDHQIASLTVQQQQQVQQQQQQVQQHLQQQQQQLAAASAPVPVSQQAPATTSATATPAANTITGSPSAFPVQASRPNLVGSQLPTTTLPVVSANSQQQLPQQQLQQQQLQQQQQPPPQVSVAPLSNTAINGSPNSKETTTLPSVKAPESTLKETELENNNTSTINDTGSATAAEPEIKPKEEETNPANLHQDHYLVPYNQRANHSKPIPPFLLDLDSQSVPDALKKQTNDYYILYNPALPRDIDVDLHKSLDHTSVVCCVKFSNDGEYLATGCNKTTQVYRVSDGSLVARLSDDSAANNHRNSVTENNTTTSTDNNTMTTTTTTTITTTAMTTAAELAKDVENLNTSSSPSSDLYIRSVCFSPDGKFLATGAEDRLIRIWDIEKRKIVMILQGHEQDIYSLDYFPSGDKLVSGSGDRTVRIWDLRTGQCSLTLSIEDGVTTVAVSPGDGKYIAAGSLDRAVRVWDSETGFLVERLDSENESGTGHKDSVYSVVFTRDGHSVVSGSLDRSVKLWNLQNANNKSDSKAPNSGTCEVTYIGHKDFVLSVATTQNDEYILSGSKDRGVLFWDKKSGNPLLMLQGHRNSVISVAVANGSPLGPEYNVFATGSGDCKARIWKYKKIAPN from the coding sequence ATGACTGCCAGCGCCTCAAACACGCAGAATAAACTCAATGAGCTACTCGATGCCATCAGACAGGAGTTTGTCCAGGTATCACAAGAGGCTAATACGTACCGTTTGCAAAATCAAAAGGACTACGATTTCAAAATGAATCAGCAGTTGGCTGAGATGCAGCAGATAAGAAATACCGTCTACGAACTGGAACTAACTCACaggaaaatgaaagacGCGTATGAAGAAGAGATCAAACACCTGAAACTAGGGTTGGAACAAAGAGATCATCAAATCGCATCTTTGACTGtgcagcaacagcagcaggttcagcagcaacagcagcaggTTCAACAACATttacaacagcagcagcaacagctAGCCGCTGCATCTGCACCTGTTCCAGTTTCACAACAAGCACCGGCCACTACGTCTGCTACTGCTACACCAGCAGCAAACACAATCACTGGTTCGCCATCGGCCTTCCCAGTACAAGCTAGCCGTCCTAATCTGGTCGGCTCACAATTGCCTACCACAACTTTGCCTGTAGTATCTGCAAACTCCCAACAACAGCTACCACAACAACAAttgcaacaacagcaactacaacaacaacaacaacctCCTCCTCAAGTTTCCGTGGCACCATTGAGTAATACGGCCATCAACGGATCTCCGAATTCTAAAGAAACCACCACTTTACCCTCTGTCAAGGCACCTGAATCTACGTTGAAGGAGACTGAACTGGAAAATAACAACACCTCGACGATAAATGACACCGGATCCGCCACTGCAGCCGAGCCCGAAATCAAGCCTAAGGAGGAAGAAACGAACCCTGCTAACCTGCACCAGGACCACTACTTGGTTCCTTACAATCAAAGAGCAAACCACTCTAAGCCTATCCCGCCTTTCCTTTTAGATTTGGACTCTCAGTCTGTTCCCGATGCACTAAAGAAGCAAACTAATgattattatattttatacAACCCGGCACTACCAAGGGATATTGATGTCGATCTGCACAAATCCTTGGATCACACATCGGTTGTTTGTTGTGTGAAATTCAGCAATGACGGTGAATACTTAGCGACAGGCTGTAACAAGACCACACAAGTGTATCGCGTCTCGGATGGTTCTCTGGTGGCCCGTTTATCTGACGATTCAGCTGCTAACAACCACAGAAATTCTGTCACTGAAAATAACACTACCACCTCCACAGATAACAACACAATGACTACCACTACTACTACCACGATCACTACTACAGCGATGACTACAGCAGCAGAATTGGCCAAAGACGTAGAAAACCTTAACACTTCATCTTCTCCATCATCAGACTTGTACATCCGTTCTGTATGTTTCTCTCCAGATGGGAAATTCTTGGCTACAGGTGCTGAGGACAGGCTGATTAGAATTTGGGAtattgagaaaagaaaaattgttaTGATTCTTCAAGGCCACGAACAAGACATTTATTCGTTGGACTATTTCCCCTCAGGTGACAAATTGGTTTCTGGTTCTGGCGACCGTACCGTTCGTATTTGGGACCTACGTACAGGTCAATGTTCATTGACTTTATCCATTGAAGATGGTGTTACCACCGTAGCTGTATCGCCGGGTGATGGTAAATATATTGCAGCTGGTTCCTTAGATCGTGCTGTGAGAGTTTGGGATTCCGAGACTGGGTTCTTGGTGGAAAGATTAGATTCCGAAAATGAATCTGGTACAGGTCATAAGGATTCTGTTTATAGCGTTGTTTTCACCAGGGATGGACATAGTGTTGTATCTGGTTCATTAGATAGATCTGTTAAGCTCTGGAATTTACAAAATGCCAACAACAAGAGCGATTCCAAGGCGCCAAATTCCGGCACCTGTGAAGTTACTTATATCGGACACAAAGATTTTGTGTTGTCTGTGGCCACCACGCAAAATGATGAATACATCTTGTCAGGCTCCAAAGATCGTGGTGTCCTATTTTGGGATAAGAAATCCGGTAATCCGTTATTGATGTTGCAAGGTCATAGAAACTCAGTTATATCTGTGGCAGTGGCAAATGGATCTCCACTAGGTCCTGAATATAATGTTTTTGCTACTGGTAGCGGTGATTGTAAAGCAAGAATTTGGaagtataaaaaaatagcgCCAAATTAA
- the CSM1 gene encoding Csm1p (similar to Saccharomyces cerevisiae CSM1 (YCR086W); ancestral locus Anc_6.364), translating to MDPLTVYKNSVKQQIDSADLLVANLVNENFILSEKLDTKSSEIKQLQKQIDSLNVQVKDLKTQASQQTENSEVIKDLYEYLCNVRVHKTYEDESGLWFDISQGTHSGGSPDDYSIMDYKLGFVKGQAQVTEVIYAPVLKQRSTEELYSLQSKLPEYLFETLSFPLSSLNQFYNKIAKSLNKKKEKKEETE from the coding sequence ATGGACCCATTAACCGTATACAAAAACTCAGTGAAGCAACAGATAGATTCGGCAGATTTGCTAGTAGCCAACTTGGTAAACGAGAACTTCATACTGTCGGAGAAACTAGATACAAAATCAAGCGAGATCAAGCAACTGCAAAAGCAAATAGACTCATTGAACGTGCAAGTGAAGGACCTTAAGACTCAGGCTTCCCAACAAACGGAGAACTCAGAAGTCATAAAAGATCTTTATGAGTACCTCTGCAACGTCCGTGTGCACAAGACCTACGAAGACGAGTCCGGATTGTGGTTCGACATATCACAGGGTACCCACTCGGGAGGGTCCCCTGATGATTATTCGATTATGGACTATAAACTCGGGTTTGTGAAGGGCCAGGCCCAAGTCACAGAAGTCATCTATGCTCCGGTGCTCAAACAACGATCCACCGAAGAACTGTACTCACTCCAGTCCAAACTGCCCGAATATCTCTTCGAAACATTGAGTTTCCCTCTCTCATCGTTGAACCAATTTTATAACAAGATTGCAAAAAGCctgaataagaaaaaagagaaaaaagaagagaccGAGTAG
- the SMKI03G1360 gene encoding uncharacterized protein (similar to Saccharomyces cerevisiae YCR087C-A; ancestral locus Anc_6.365), whose translation MVTFNCEVCNDTVPKKNTEKHYYRCPNAYYTCIDCSKTFEDGVSYKNHTSCISEDEKYQKALYKGNKKQKQKQKQPAAAPAKKVEKPVVKKVEKVRKATNGIELQKGESLYKILKNIKDKDAKKTFLKNLVVDAEGSIKYAKE comes from the coding sequence ATGGTTACGTTTAATTGTGAGGTGTGTAATGACACAGTGCCCAAGAAGAACACAGAAAAGCATTATTATAGGTGTCCGAATGCATACTACACGTGTATAGACTGCTCCAAGACTTTTGAAGACGGTGTAAGCTACAAGAACCACACATCTTGCATCAGCGAGGACGAGAAGTACCAGAAAGCACTGTACAAGGGCAATAAGAAGCAGAAGCAGAAGCAGAAGCAGCCGGCGGCAGCTCCTGCCAAGAAGGTAGAAAAGCCCGTTGTCAAGAAGGTAGAGAAGGTGAGAAAGGCCACCAACGGTATCGAGCTCCAAAAGGGCGAGTCATTGTACAAAATCCTGAAGAACATCAAGGATAAAGATGCGAAGAAGacctttttgaaaaacctGGTCGTGGACGCAGAGGGGAGCATCAAATATGCAAAGGAATAA
- the ABP1 gene encoding Abp1p (similar to Saccharomyces cerevisiae ABP1 (YCR088W); ancestral locus Anc_6.366), translating into MALEPIDYTTHSREIDAEYLKIVRGSDPDTTWLIISPNAKKEYEPESTGSSFHDFLQSFDETKVQYGLARVSPPGSDVEKIIIIGWCPDSAPLKTRASFAANFATVANNLFKGYHVQVTARDEDDLDENELLMKISNAAGARYSIQTSSKQQGKASTSPVKKNFTPSKGPAPFSEKIPVKAPSAVPAAKISSRVNDKNDDDDWNEPELKERDFDQAPLKPNQSSYKPIGKIDLQKVIAEEKAKEDPRLVQRPTVAGSKIDPSSDIAHLKNESKLQRESEFNSFLGTTKPPSMMESSLKNDGDKVIKGFRNEKSPAQLWAEKKAKQNSGNVETKTETSEPEVPEDESDTEPDVKDLKSKFEELAASEKVEEEIDNKFIAPPKKAEPTIISPKPFSKPQEPAKAEETQQSKTAYKKIGNPLPGMHIEADNDDEQEDDDDWDDDEDTAPQPPLPSRNVASASPEKKEEIQLEVEAPSVPSRNSISSKEEEAAEEEAAKEEATEEEEQATPQLPSRSSAAPPPPPRRATPEKKPKENPWATAEYDYDAAEDNELTFVENDKIINIEFVDDDWWLGELEKDGSKGLFPSNYVSLGN; encoded by the coding sequence ATGGCTTTGGAACCTATTGATTATACCACTCACTCGAGAGAGATTGACGCAGAATACCTGAAGATTGTTAGGGGCTCCGATCCCGACACCACCTGGTTGATTATTTCGCCAAATGCGAAGAAAGAATACGAGCCTGAGTCTACTGGCTCCTCTTTCCACGATTTTTTGCAGTCATTTGATGAAACCAAGGTTCAATATGGACTGGCACGTGTGTCTCCACCCGGGTCAGATGTCGAAAAGATTATTATCATTGGTTGGTGTCCAGATTCTGCACCATTGAAGACGAGGGCGTCCTTCGCCGCCAATTTTGCGACAGTGGCTAACAATCTGTTCAAGGGCTATCACGTTCAAGTTACTGCCAGAGATGAGGACGATCTTGACGAAAATGaacttttgatgaaaattaGTAATGCTGCCGGTGCCCGTTATTCCATTCAAACTTCGTCCAAACAACAGGGAAAGGCTTCCACTTCTCctgtgaagaaaaacttcaCACCTTCCAAGGGCCCTGCTCCGTTTTCTGAAAAGATACCGGTAAAGGCTCCTTCCGCCGTACCTGCTGCTAAGATTTCCTCCCGTGTTAACGATAAAaacgatgatgacgatTGGAATGAACCTGAGTTAAAAGAGCGCGACTTTGATCAGGCCCCTCTCAAACCCAACCAATCTTCTTACAAGCCAATCGGCAAGATCGATTTGCAAAAAGTGATTGCGGAAGAGAAGGCCAAAGAAGATCCACGTCTTGTTCAAAGGCCAACAGTTGCTGGCTCCAAGATCGACCCCAGTTCGGACATTGCCCATTTGAAAAACGAATCAAAATTACAAAGGGAGTCTGAATTCAACTCCTTTTTAGGCACCACTAAACCTCCCTCCATGATGGAATCTTCATTAAAGAATGATGGTGATAAAGTCATCAAAGGTTTTAGAAACGAAAAATCACCTGCCCAATTGTGGGCTGAAAAGAAGGCGAAGCAAAATAGTGGCAACGTGGAAACTAAAACTGAAACATCTGAGCCTGAAGTTCCGGAGGACGAATCAGACACAGAGCCTGATGTCAAAGATTTGAAGTCAAAGTTTGAAGAATTGGCTGCTTCAGAAAAAGTggaggaagaaattgataataAATTTATTGCCCCACCAAAGAAAGCAGAACCAACTATCATCTCACCAAAGCCCTTCTCTAAGCCACAAGAACCTGCCAAAGCTGAAGAAACCCAACAATCCAAAACTGCTTACAAGAAAATTGGTAACCCATTGCCTGGCATGCACATTGAAGCGGATAATGACGATGAACAagaagacgatgatgacTGGGACGATGACGAAGACACAGCTCCTCAACCTCCTTTGCCTTCCAGAAACGTTGCTTCAGCATCgccagaaaaaaaagaagaaattcaacTAGAAGTGGAGGCCCCAAGCGTGCCTTCTAGGaattcaatatcttcaaagGAAGAGGAAGCAGCAGAAGAGGAAGcagcaaaagaagaagcaactgaagaagaggagCAAGCTACCCCTCAGCTGCCATCAAGAAGTTCTGCAGCTCCTCCACCACCCCCAAGACGAGCAACTCCCGAAAAAAAGCCAAAGGAAAATCCATGGGCCACAGCAGAATATGATTACGATGCTGCGGAAGATAATGAACTGACTTTTGTAGAGAATGACAAGATCATCAATATCGAATTCGTCGACGATGACTGGTGGTTAGGAGAACTAGAGAAGGATGGCTCAAAAGGTTTATTTCCCAGTAACTATGTTTCTTTGGGCAACTAG
- the FIG2 gene encoding Fig2p (similar to Saccharomyces cerevisiae FIG2 (YCR089W) and AGA1 (YNR044W); ancestral locus Anc_6.367), which yields MTVMNTFASLGLIYPVVCLLTIANAQIVLYHNSSATPISTAVASSVVEVYDFSSTHESQYPSSDSYVQPSTNFETLSTFSSSLSTSTDSSSNYRVSSLLILSDTSLSYSSVSHEVPSSSISKPPVFTSTVQAHETSPLSSSLESSNSLLSSAGLPLSTSLVSASIDPSHSWISLSSVESNFIISTTTSASSANTGPKSLNDSKSSEAADTITTFLSDSSSSFSSGSFTQTLLSSLSEPLSNFSSGLIPSSTVQATTSSLESSTLSPTVNPTSSLSLAFEASSMGSISGPESLSFDSSSTPSTKSGNSSVLTSDVIYAYSTLVQSLPSLSVTSSLLTATNEYSSIQLLGPDEAIKSETVQLTTFINSIPLGTAISTPFTDSQNSIGFTTSNSTILGSSNQAATSTINEHSQKQDWSSSTVPLSHTTWVVVESTNTEGSVIPTTSPAYVSTATKTVDGIVTEYVTWCPLTETRSQIIEASSSTPSIAQTSSFSGTSVLNSNSTILGSSNQAATSTVNEHSQKQDWSSSTVPLSHTTWVVVESTNTEGSVIPTTSPAYVSTATKTVDGIVTEYVTWCPLTETRSQIIEASSSTPSIAQTSSFSGTSVLNSNSTILGSSNQAATSTVNEHSRKQDWSSSTVPLSHTTWVVVESTNTEGSVIPTTSPAYVSTATKTVDGIVTEYVTWCPLTETRSQTLKTSSSTISNTQTTGYSSKLKPLTLQSASSKSSQLTDSNRAETISTHHKPTSRSVYFSGTLDDFPLTTSDLTSSVSFYSIVSSTESSAAITPNATVTLGLAGKQSSSGVFVTAKISQPTSPSQSAFTASPLESIELVSAETSHRDSLSNSYSLTTPQLRISSLQTDLLSTVTSTMNGTFIQYTTWAPTTSVSYKTLISHKTLVLTTEVCSHSECTPTVITSVSATTSKVPVSSMSEANVSSSETNVSPSQTNVSSSSVSKSTEDTSISKTTIGTRASAASETTSISQSLTINQYITSTRTFVHSETGTGSQSSSAFPSFTSTENILFPTLSTEMINTTVLSTKTFIFSTEVCSNSKCTPTVITNVANSKVTSSNKHSSQTLQTDDVETLTTHKTMILSTEVCSNSICTPKVITSKTTKSTPPASPTFSKSGPLLASTGKTSLETSSKKSTSSVSSQILPLVSTGSEKSLKASASETFSTILVSVTIPHSYDTTTTNEKFGSTILLHDITSEYKTPSSSSSSSTSVQYSLSTATTTINGTKTIYTTWCPLTETSTVNASKQSSCSGDRCHSSTKTSTSSSSVPTQYTLSTATTTINGLKTVYTTWCPLTRKSSVAATTKPSCFDKKCGKTSSTVQVGTISASFATSTSISLNNSTPPKSNLEYSTGEEKKSTCSGDECRQTVPTSSFSSTLTSIFSLSMSTSSNPLLTTKIPSVIPTHTSIQLSSSSSSSSSSSSSSSSPSSSSSSSLSSSSSSSSSPSSLSSSSSSVSILPTIDTVVVSKPISSTATRTCTGLQCQQKISTVCSGSNCNDLTSLSTSSPTTVTDTLTCTESRCKEAKRSSCEGPTCKISQTHESSATFSVCSGEKCPGSTTIKSRSQYITMTSVITPSAITTTSMEVHSTESTISITTVKPITYTSSGTRGQLITITSSSQTVIPSVTTIITRTRVAITSTPKPTTMTYATQQPSSSSIDSSLAAVASSTWITTPIVSTYAGSASRFIFSRFFMTMLIVVSFI from the coding sequence ATGACCGTAATGAACACATTTGCGTCTTTAGGTTTAATATACCCAGTAGTATGCCTTTTAACCATAGCAAACGCTCAAATTGTACTTTATCATAACAGTTCTGCAACACCCATCTCTACTGCAGTAGCCAGTTCGGTTGTAGAAGTTTACGATTTCTCCTCAACTCACGAATCGCAATATCCCTCCTCTGATTCATATGTGCAACCGTCAACAAACTTCGAAACGTTGTctactttttcatcaagCCTTTCTACTTCCACCGATTCGTCGTCGAACTATAGAGTATCTTCCTTATTGATACTCTCCGATACGAGCCTTTCATACTCTAGTGTTTCCCACGAAGTGCCAAgttcatcaatatcaaagCCACCCGTTTTCACTTCAACCGTACAAGCTCATGAAACATCCCcattatcttcttcattggaATCATCGAACTCCCTTCTCTCTTCTGCAGGTTTACCTCTGTCAACTTCGTTGGTATCTGCATCCATCGATCCATCTCATAGTTGGATTTCTTTGAGCTCAGTAGAGTCTAACTTTATTATTTCAACGACCACTTCTGCTTCTTCAGCGAATACTGGCCCAAAATCTCTAAATGATTCGAAAAGTTCTGAAGCTGCAGACACTATTACTACATTTTTATCTGAttcctcttcctccttTTCTTCAGGCAGTTTTACtcaaacattattatcaagCTTATCAGAACCTTTGtctaatttttcaagtggCCTCATACCAAGTTCGACTGTTCAAGCGACTACTAGTAGCCTAGAATCTAGTACTCTTTCACCTACTGTTAATCCCACATCGTCATTATCTCTAGCATTTGAGGCTTCGAGTATGGGTTCAATTAGTGGGCCAGAATCACTATCTTTTGACTCTAGTAGCACACCCTCTACGAAAAGTGGCAACTCTTCCGTTTTGACATCCGATGTAATTTATGCGTACAGTACCTTGGTTCAATCTTTACCGTCATTATCAGttacttcttctcttctcaCCGCTACAAATGAATATTCATCTATACAATTGTTAGGCCCGGATGAAGCAATAAAAAGTGAAACAGTCCAGCTCACTACTTTTATCAATTCTATACCACTTGGGACAGCTATATCTACTCCGTTTACTGACTCGCAGAATTCAATTGGTTTCACAACGTCCAATTCTACGATTCTTGGTTCTTCCAACCAGGCCGCTACGTCGACTATAAACGAACATTCACAAAAACAGGATTGGTCAAGCTCTACAGTACCATTGTCTCATACAACATGGGTTGTTGTTGAGAGTACTAATACCGAAGGCTCTGTGATTCCAACCACGTCGCCAGCCTATGTTTCCACGGCCACCAAGACGGTGGATGGGATTGTTACCGAGTATGTTACGTGGTGCCCCTTGACTGAAACAAGGTCTCAAATTATTGAGGCCAGTTCATCCACACCTAGTATTGCACAAACATCTTCATTCAGTGGTACATCCGTTTTAAACTCCAACTCCACGATTCTTGGTTCTTCCAACCAGGCCGCTACGTCGACTGTAAACGAGCATTCACAAAAACAGGATTGGTCAAGCTCTACAGTACCATTGTCTCACACAACGTGGGTTGTTGTTGAGAGTACTAATACCGAAGGCTCTGTGATTCCAACCACGTCGCCAGCCTATGTTTCCACGGCCACCAAGACGGTGGATGGGATTGTTACCGAGTATGTTACGTGGTGCCCCTTGACTGAAACAAGGTCTCAAATTATTGAGGCCAGTTCATCCACACCTAGTATTGCACAAACATCTTCATTCAGTGGTACATCCGTTTTAAACTCCAACTCCACGATTCTTGGTTCTTCCAACCAGGCCGCTACGTCGACTGTAAACGAGCATTCACGAAAACAGGATTGGTCAAGCTCTACAGTACCATTGTCTCATACAACGTGGGTTGTTGTTGAGAGTACTAATACCGAAGGCTCTGTGATTCCAACCACGTCGCCAGCCTATGTTTCCACGGCCACCAAGACGGTGGATGGGATTGTTACCGAGTATGTTACGTGGTGCCCCTTGACTGAAACAAGGTCTCAAACTCTTAAGACCAGTTCGTCGACGATTAGCAATACGCAAACTACCGGTTATTCCTCGAAACTAAAGCCATTAACCTTGCAATCAGCTagttcaaaatcttcacaATTGACAGATTCTAACAGGGCTGAAACTATAAGCACCCATCATAAGCCAACCTCAAGGTCTGTATATTTTAGTGGCACTTTAGATGATTTTCCTTTGACCACCAGTGATCTTACTTCTTCCGTATCTTTCTATTCGATTGTCTCCTCTACTGAAAGTTCTGCAGCTATTACCCCTAATGCTACTGTTACACTTGGATTGGCTGGCAAGCAATCGTCTAGTGGTGTTTTTGTTACTGCCAAAATAAGTCAACCCACAAGCCCTAGCCAAAGTGCATTTACTGCCTCACCTTTAGAATCCATAGAACTTGTCTCAGCTGAGACTTCTCATAGAGATTCGTTATCCAACAGCTATTCATTGACTACTCCACAGCTAAGGATTAGTTCATTACAGACTGATTTGCTATCTACTGTTACATCAACGATGAACGGTACCTTTATTCAATATACAACATGGGCCCCAACGACAAGCGTTTCTTATAAAACTTTGATATCCCATAAAACACTAGTTCTTACCACGGAAGTCTGCTCTCATTCGGAGTGTACTCCAACTGTTATCACTAGCGTTAGTGCGACAACTTCTAAAGTTCCTGTTTCATCAATGTCTGAAGCTAACGTATCATCGTCTGAAACCAACGTATCACCCTCTCAAACCAACGTGTCATCGTCTTCAGTATCCAAAAGTACAGAAGATACTTCTATTTCTAAAACTACAATTGGTACTCGGGCTTCTGCCGCTTCCGAAACAACTTCTATCAGCCAAAGTTTGACCATTAATCAATATATTACCAGTACCAGAACTTTTGTTCATTCTGAAACTGGTACTGGTAGCCAAAGCTCTTCTGCTTTTCCAAGTTTTACCAGTACTGAAAACATCCTCTTCCCTACATTGTCTACTGAAATGATAAATACTACCGTgctttcaacaaaaactttcatttttagtaCTGAAGTCTGTTCTAATTCTAAATGCACCCCAACAGTTATCACAAACGTTGCTAATTCTAAGGTTACGTCTTCTAATAAACACTCTTCGCAAACGCTACAAACAGATGATGTAGAGACACTAACAACTCATAAAACTATGATTTTGAGTACCGAAGTTTGCTCTAATTCAATTTGCACACCGAAAGTGATTACTTCTAAGACAACAAAAAGTACTCCACCTGCCTCTCCAACCTTCTCAAAGTCTGGCCCATTGTTAGCTTCTACTGGGAAAACTTCTTTGGAAACCTCTTCTAAAAAGTCTACTTCGTCTGTAAGCAGCCAAATTTTGCCTTTAGTATCTACAGGTTCCGAGAAAAGCTTGAAGGCATCTGCTTCTGAGACATTCAGCACTATTTTGGTAAGTGTTACAATCCCACATTCATATGATACAACGACGACGAATGAAAAGTTCGGTAGTACCATTTTACTACACGATATCACTTCAGAGTACAAAactccttcttcttcttcttcttcttcgacTTCTGTTCAATATTCACTATCAACCGCTACCACAACAATCAATGGCACTAAGACTATTTACACAACCTGGTGTCCATTGACAGAAACATCGACTGTCAATGCTTCTAAGCAGTCCTCTTGTAGTGGTGACAGATGTCATTCCTCGACCAAAACCTCCACGTCTTCATCTTCGGTACCTACTCAATATACATTATCTACTGCTACGACAACGATAAATGGGCTTAAGACTGTTTACACAACATGGTGCCCATtaacaagaaaatcttCTGTAGCGGCCACTACAAAACCTTCttgttttgataaaaagtGTGGAAAAACTTCCTCAACTGTTCAAGTCGGTACcatttcagcttcattTGCAACATCTACTtcgatttctttgaataattcaACACCACCCAAGTCTAATCTTGAGTATTCGACTggggaagaaaaaaagagcacATGCTCCGGTGATGAATGTAGACAAACTGTACCAACGTCATCATTCTCATCCACTTTGACATCAATATTTTCCCTATCAATGTCCACATCATCAAACCCATTGTTAACAACAAAAATACCGAGTGTGATACCAACACACACATCTATCCAattgtcatcatcatcatcatcatcatcatcatcatcatcatcatcatcatcaccatcatcatcatcatcatcatcattatcatcatcatcatcatcatcatcatcaccatcatcattatcatcatcatcatcatctgttTCTATATTACCAACTATTGatactgttgttgtttcGAAACCTATTTCTTCCACTGCAACAAGAACTTGTACTGGATTGCAATGTCAACAGAAGATCTCCACCGTCTGCAGTGGATCCAATTGTAACGATTTGACTTCGCTGTCTACTTCTTCTCCAACCACGGTTACTGATACCCTGACATGTACTGAATCCAGATGTAAGGAAGCCAAACGTAGCAGTTGTGAGGGTCCCACATGTAAAATATCGCAAACGCATGAGTCAAGTGCTACATTTTCTGTATGCAGTGGAGAAAAATGCCCAGGTTCCACCACTATTAAGTCACGTTCTCAGTACATCACGATGACATCTGTGATTACTCCAAGTGCTATAACGACTACATCAATGGAAGTTCATTCAACTGAGTCAACTATATCGATTACCACAGTTAAGCCAATAACATATACATCAAGTGGCACCAGAGGGCAACTGATTACCATAACGAGTTCCAGTCAAACTGTGATTCCATCTGTAACCACAATAATAACGAGAACAAGAGTGGCGATTACTTCAACACCAAAGCCAACGACTATGACATATGCCACTCAACAACCTTCCTCGAGCAGTATTGATTCTTCCCTTGCTGCAGTTGCATCGTCAACTTGGATTACAACACCTATTGTTAGCACATATGCTGGTTCGGCGTCAAGATTTATCTTTAGTAGGTTCTTTATGACAATGCTAATAGTAGTCAGCTTCATTTGA
- the SMKI03G1390 gene encoding uncharacterized protein (similar to Saccharomyces cerevisiae YCR090C; ancestral locus Anc_6.368), protein MPLFLVLKATLSENVTKVSVKNTDESRAEFAFDLQCTNCRELHDSKIMINTFEEHAMPSSKGTASFLMKCKFCSKELSVNLSIFENEYLTDQNDDKWAKIKDARKKHGLSKTKEDCFIPLNLDCRGCELVQFYPDNITFEISLSSGKIMSCQLEDNEWYDYDDDSGEEVTMTEFSSNIIKGK, encoded by the coding sequence ATGCCGTTGTTTTTAGTCCTAAAAGCTACACTATCAGAAAACGTGACCAAGGTCTCAGTTAAGAATACAGACGAATCAAGAGCGGAATTTGCCTTTGATTTGCAATGTACCAATTGCAGGGAATTGCATGACTCTAAAATTATGATCAATACGTTTGAAGAACATGCCATGCCGTCTTCAAAAGGGACTGCATCCTTTTTAATGAAATGTAAATTTTGTTCGAAAGAGCTGTCAGTTAACTTGTCTATTTTTGAGAATGAATACTTAACTGACCAGAATGACGACAAATGGGCCAAGATAAAAGATGCCAGAAAGAAGCATGGGCTCTCTAAGACCAAAGAAGATTGTTTTATTCCGCTGAATCTTGATTGTAGAGGTTGTGAATTAGTCCAATTTTATCCGGACAATATAACGTTTGAGATCTCTTTAAGTTCAGGAAAAATAATGTCATGCCAACTAGAGGATAATGAATGGTATGATTACGATGATGACTCTGGAGAAGAAGTAACGATGACTGAGTTTTCCTCAAACATCATAAAAGgtaaatga